The DNA sequence CTCCCCGGGGGCCTCGTGTCGCTCTCGCGGGAGAAGATCTGTAGCAGCCACGAGGAGAACGATCCCGTCACCGCGCCGAGCAGGGCCAGCCCGCCGGCCATCATCCCGACCGCGATCGTCCGGCCGCGCGTGGTCACCGGAGTGATGTCGCCGTATCCGACGGTGGTGAGGGTTGCCGAGGCCCACCACAGCGCGTCCCCGAACGTCCGCATGGTGGCGCCGGGCGCCCCGCGTTCGGCCTGGTAGACCGCGAGGGAACCGGCGAATCCGAGCAGCAGGGTTGCCAGGCTCGCGTAAGCGATCACGCGCGCGTGCAGCGAGAGCCGGGGCTGCCCCTGTCGGCGCTGGATCACGTCGTAGAGCGGCACGATCCGCAGCGGCCGCAGGAGCGGCAGGATGACCACGACCGTGTGCAGGAAGTGGGTCCTGGCGAAGTGCAGAAAGCGCCCCCCGACGAGCCGCCAGCGCGTGACGTAGTCCGCGGCGAACAGCAGCCAGAGCGCGAGCATCGTGTACAAGCACACGTCCTCCCAGAGGGACGGCATGCTCACTGCAAGCACACGGGCGGCATAGGCACCCAGGAAGACCAGCGACGCCATGAACAGCGGGATCTCGGTGCGCTGCTCCCAGCGGCTGTAAGGGCTGTCGTCGTCCACCGGCCCAGCTTGGCGGGTGACCTTCCTCCCGCCGCCCCGGCGACACGCCGCGAACGGGCGAAGCAATATGCTGCACGCATGACGAGTGAGCCGGAGCAGCAGTGGGGAGTGGGGATCCAGGACGCGTTCCAGCGCCTGTGGACGCCCCATCGGATGGCCTACATCCAGGGTGAGAACAAGCCGACCGGTCCCGGCGCGGACGACGGCTGCCCCTTCTGCTCGATCCCGGCCAAGTCCGACGAGGACGGGCTGGTCGTCAAGCGCGGTGAGCAGGTGTACGCGGTCCTCAACCTGTACCCGTACAACGGCGGCCACCTGATGGTCGTGCCCTACCGTCACGTCGCCGACTACACCGACCTCACGGAGCCGGAGACCGTCGAGCTGGCCGCCCTCACCAAGCAGGCGATGACGGCCCTGCGCAGCGCCTCCGGGGCCCACGGCTTCAACATTGGCATGAACCAGGGCACGGTCGCCGGCGCCGGCATCGCGGCCCACCTCCACCAGCACATCGTCCCGCGGTGGGGCGGCGACACGAACTTCATGCCGGTGGTGGGCCACACACGGGTACTGCCACAGCTGCTGGCCGACACCCGGAAGATGCTGGCAGAGGCCTGGCCGGCGGTTTGACGCTTGGGCCGACGGTGCCATGAACCAGCCCGTCCGGCGCTTGAGGACGAGGCCGTTCAGGCCGAAGGGGGTCTGGGGGGCGCAGCCCCCGGGGCCGGTCACCCAGACCCACCTTGCGGCTCCACCGCCGGAGGCCTACGCGTCGTAGACGTCGGCCTTCCGCGGCATCGGATCCTGCACCGCCGTGCTCAGGAACGCCGAGCGCGAACCGAACTTGTCGGTGTCCACGCCGTTCTCGTCCAGCACCTTGATCGCCGCGGCATGCACCACCCGCAGCACCGGCGTGGCCGCGCGCAGCGCGTCGTCGGCCATGAACCGGTGCCGCCACGGCTGGTCCGCCCACGCGTGCCGCAGTCCGAACGGCTCGGGCAACCCCATCGTCCCGCCGAGCCAGTTCAGCAGCGGCGGATACCAGGAGATCGGGGCCCGCACCGCCAGCCGCACCACCTCGTCGGGATTGACCAGCGGAAGCTTCACCTTGCGGGTCTCCCACGGCTTGAACGACTTGGTGACCTCCTTGGTCGGCGCCTCGGGCTTCTCCTGGAAGAGCCCGTTCACCGGACCGAGGGCATGACCGGTCACCTCGATGCGCAGCGTCTCGTGCAGCACGGTCACCGTGATCAGCATGGTGATGATCAACTGGCCGTCCCAGAGCGTCCACTGGACGCCCAGGTAGTGCCGGTCACCGCTGCCGAACTGCTGCTTGTTGCAGATGTCCTGTATCGCGTGGTTCTTGACCTGGTACGCCTCGACGTCCGTGCCCTCCGGCCGGGACACCGCCTTCGCGCCCTCCGCGATCGGCGTGACGACCCAGTGCCGTATCGAAGGCTTGGGGAAACCACCGGTGTTGAGCGGACCGCGCTCCAGCATGCGCAGTTGGTCGTGGATCGAGCGGATGACGTCCCAGCTGCGGAACGGGTGGATCTCCCGCGTGGAGTCCGCGGCCACCAGGTCCTCGGCCAGCTGCCAGCTGCCCCAGCGTGTGCCCATGCCCAGTATCCCCTTGGGCCCGGCGTAGAACACGGAGTTGGACTGCTGTTCGGCGCTCAGCTTGGCCAGGGACTGGCGCAGCTGCTCGGCCTGGGTCTCGG is a window from the Streptomyces sp. NBC_00299 genome containing:
- a CDS encoding potassium channel family protein, whose protein sequence is MDDDSPYSRWEQRTEIPLFMASLVFLGAYAARVLAVSMPSLWEDVCLYTMLALWLLFAADYVTRWRLVGGRFLHFARTHFLHTVVVILPLLRPLRIVPLYDVIQRRQGQPRLSLHARVIAYASLATLLLGFAGSLAVYQAERGAPGATMRTFGDALWWASATLTTVGYGDITPVTTRGRTIAVGMMAGGLALLGAVTGSFSSWLLQIFSRESDTRPPGS
- a CDS encoding HIT family protein, giving the protein MTSEPEQQWGVGIQDAFQRLWTPHRMAYIQGENKPTGPGADDGCPFCSIPAKSDEDGLVVKRGEQVYAVLNLYPYNGGHLMVVPYRHVADYTDLTEPETVELAALTKQAMTALRSASGAHGFNIGMNQGTVAGAGIAAHLHQHIVPRWGGDTNFMPVVGHTRVLPQLLADTRKMLAEAWPAV